In Pirellulales bacterium, the sequence GCAGAAAGAAGCGGGCCGGGCCGCACGGCAACGTGAGGCGGTGCGGCGGGCCCTCGAATGCGGGTGATTTATCATCCCCACGCCGAATTGATCGAAGCGGTAGCTTTCTATGACAAGCGCGTTCGCGGCTTGGGCGATGCCTTCCGCTCAGGGTTCGGGCGGTCTTTTCGGCCGAGGCGGGTCGAAAACCACCAACTTTGCTGGACTGATTAAGAATGTGGGAGTCCGCCACCCAGCATCCTTGGCGGTTAGCTCATAGTCCATGGGAGCCTCCGGGGCTCCGTCGCTAGCCGGCCCTGCCTGTTGTCCATCGTTGAATCGCTCCGGCTTACTCTCATCCGTCGCCATGATCCACCTCCGCATCGAATTGTTGACTTGCCAGCGGCTGGCCGTCTACGAGCACAACAAGCTCATATCGCCCCGGCCTCGGCAGCGGCACAAATTCAAAAGGAACCATCACCTGAATCTTAGCTAATCGATCTGGAAAATCCAGATCGTCCAACCTCGTCTCAGCGATCGTTGAACCATCAGTTAAGTCATTGATCTCCACCGATAGCGGATATCGGCCTATCCCATTTTAGACCTGCAGGAACGTTGCAAAGCGAGTCGATCGACCCGGAAAAACCCGCAGGCCGAACCTCTCGATCAGATTGTGAAGCGTGATCTTCCCGGTAATTTGGCTCTCGGTCACCTTTTCGCAGACGAGCAACGCCTTGCAGTGAGGCAATGGTTTGGCAGCGTTGGACGGATCGCGGGGATTGGCTGTAGACATCGGGCTAGCTCCACAAATTCCGGTCCAACATCCGGTAAGATTGATCTCTCCGAGGACGCGGTGGAGGACTATGTGCGGCAGTACCAGACGATGGTGGCCGCGCGCCATACGGACTTGGAGCACATGCGCCCAAAATAGGCGACACTCGTTCACTACTTGGCCCCATCCACAACTGCGATTTCGTCGTCACTCACCCCGTACAGCCGATAGATGAACGCGTCAATTTGTCGATCGGTCGCGTCGATCTGCCGGTCGATCATCTCGCGCGTTGTAACCCCTGACGAGTTTGACTCAGGCAACGGAACCGCTTGCGGCCGGTTTCCTTGCGGCCGGTCTGCCGGTTACGATAATCGCTGAAGAACGTGAAGCGCGCAAGCCGTACATGATGAACCGGGCACTCTGGACCAAGGCGATCAACGACGCCAGGCTGCTGTTGGGCGGCTTGGTGCTGTTGATGTTCGCCTTCAACTGTCTGTTCGTGTGGCTGACGAGCCTCGTCGATCTCGGTGCCTGGCAGTTCATTTTGCAGTCGCTGCCCGGCCAGTTGCAGTCGCTGATCGGGGTGCCGATCGCGAAAGTGGCCACCACCGCGGGCCGAATTGGCCTGGGTTACATCGACCCCGTGGTTCTCTTTACGCTGGTCACCTGGTCGCTGGCCCGTGGCAGCGACGTGGTCAGTGGTGAAATCGGCCGCGGAACGATGGAGTTGCTGCTGGCCCAGCCCGTGTCGCGGCTTTCACTGCTGGCGACGCACGCCATCGTCACTACGGTCGGCTCGGCCCTGTTGGCGGCTTCGGCCTGGGCGGGCACCTACACGGGCCTGCTGCTGACCGGCCTCATCAAAGAAGCAGACCCGGCGCTCTACGTGCCGGCCGCGTTCAACCTCTTCGCGGCGACGTTCTTCCTGACTGCCGCCACGACGCTCGTTTCCGCCGGCGACAGCCAGCGCTGGCGTACTTTGGGCATCGTGGGTGCCTTCTACGTCGTCGAGCTGATTCTCAAGATCGTGGCCCGCATGGCGCCCAACTTCACTTGGCTGATGTACGCAACCTTCCTCGGCGCTTTCGAGCCGCAATCGCTGGTGGTCTACCCGGAACGTGCGTGGCAGATCTCCCTGCGTTATGATGGCACGCTGATCGGCCTGGGGCTGGCAGCTTATGTGGCCGCCGCTGTGGTATTCAATCGGCGCGATATTCCCGCACCGTTATAGCGTTCTCGCATAGCCAGCTTTGATATTTCCGGGCATAATAATCGCTGCGGGAACAAGGATGTCGCCAAAAGAACCAGTTACGGCCATAGGTTTGCCATGCCAACGCCATTCAGCGTGTTATTCACAGTGGGGCTTTTCGCGCTTTCAGCTCTGTTCTCGCCGGTCGCGGTCGCCGCGGAGAATGAGGGCCAGCCCGATCTCGACAAGGCCATCGAAACAAAAGTTTCGGCCGAGACCTTGGCCGAATGGGGCACGGTGATCGATTTGTGCCAAAGCGCGCTCGATAAAGGGCTCGATAAGGCCAATGAAGAGTTTTGCAAGCAGTTGCTCAGTTCCACGCTGCTGCAACGGGCTGAAGAGATCAGCGAACGGCTTTTTAATAAGAACAATCCGTTCGGTCCGCAAGCGCCGAACTTTGTGCGGATGGCGCTCAAAGACGTCGAGCGGGCCGTGGAGATCGACCCGAAACAGGCCTCGGCCCAGGTCCTGCTCGGCAAGCTGCAAGGGCGCAGCGGCGACCTTAAGAAGGCCCGACTCGCTTTCGACGAAGCCGTGCGTCTGGCCAAGGACGACGACGACGTCAAGGCCCAAGCGTTTCGCTGGCGCGGCCTGATCAGCGAAAAGCTCGACGACCGCCTGGACGACCTCTCGGAGGCGGTGAAGTTGGCCCCGGACAACGCCGAAATCCTCCGCGACCGCGGCGCCGCTTACTTGGCCGCCGGTAAGCCGGAAGAAGCGCTCGCCGATTTCGACGCCGCGCTCAAAATCGACGACGACGACGTGGCCGCTCACGAGGCACGCGGCATGGCCCTGGATTCGCTCAAACGCTACGAAGATGCCGCCGAAAGTTTCGGCCGGGCCGTGGAACTCTCCCCCGGCAATGCCATTCTCCTGCTGCAACGCGCGCGCATGCGTGCCTTGACCGGCAATCACGAAGGAGCGATCGACGACGTCGACCGGGCACTGGAAATCGACCCGGACAACCTGTTTGGCCTGTTGCTGCGGGCACAGACCCTGGTGCAACTCGACAAAGCCGAAGAGGCGCTGGCCGACGCGAACCGCGCGTTGGCGTCGAGGCCCGATTCCGACGATGCTTTGCGCGTGTGGGCCATGGTCACCGAGAAGGCCGACAAGGCCGAAGAGGCGATCAAGGAGCTGCGCCAGCAGGTCGAGGCCAATCCCGACGACGCGGTCGCCTGGCTGCAGCTTGGGCTGCTCTACGCGGCGGGCAAACAATCGGCCAAGGCCATCGACGCCGATTCGGCCGCCATCAAGCTCGATCCGCAGCGCGACTTCGCCTACCAGGTGCGGGCCGACATCTATCTCAACGGCGGGCAACAAAAAGAAGCCATCGGCGACTATGAGAAGGCCCTGAAGCTCGACGCCGAGAGGAATAACGGCATGGCCACCAACAACGGCATACTCAACAATCTGGCCTGGGTGCTGGCCACCTCGCCGGAAAAGGAGTTGCGCGACGGCCAACGGGCGATCAAGCTGGCTACTCAGGCCTGCGAGCTGACGAATTACAAAATGGCCCACATCCTGAGCACCTTGGCCGCCGCCTACGCCGAGACGGGCGACTTCGAAACGGCCCGCAAGTGGTCGGCAAAATCGGTGGAGATTGCCGATGACTCGCTCAAAGATCAGCTTCGCAAGGAGTTGGCCAGCTATGAGAAAGAGCAGCCGTGGCGCGAGAAGCAGCCCCAGCCGTAGCGGCTCTCGAGTCGCGGCTGCGTCAGCTCTGGCCGCCCGACGACTGGTGCGACGTCACGGTGTTGGCGGCCGTCTCCGGCGGGGCCGACAGCGTGGCCCTGTTACGCGGCTTGCAGGCGGTCCGCACACCCGGCCCAGGTCGCCTGGTGGTGGCCCATTTCAACCATGCCCTGCGCGCCGAGGCTGACGACGACGAGCGATTTGTGCGGCAGCTTGCCGAGCGGCTGGGGCTGCAGTGCGTCGTAGCGCGGGCCGAGCGTCCCGCCGGTCCGCCGAAGCCGGCGAGCGGCATGGAGGAGGCCGCCCGCCATGCCCGATATGATTTTTTGCGGGCAACAGCGACCGAATTCGGGGCCCGTTACGTCGC encodes:
- a CDS encoding tetratricopeptide repeat protein; this translates as MPTPFSVLFTVGLFALSALFSPVAVAAENEGQPDLDKAIETKVSAETLAEWGTVIDLCQSALDKGLDKANEEFCKQLLSSTLLQRAEEISERLFNKNNPFGPQAPNFVRMALKDVERAVEIDPKQASAQVLLGKLQGRSGDLKKARLAFDEAVRLAKDDDDVKAQAFRWRGLISEKLDDRLDDLSEAVKLAPDNAEILRDRGAAYLAAGKPEEALADFDAALKIDDDDVAAHEARGMALDSLKRYEDAAESFGRAVELSPGNAILLLQRARMRALTGNHEGAIDDVDRALEIDPDNLFGLLLRAQTLVQLDKAEEALADANRALASRPDSDDALRVWAMVTEKADKAEEAIKELRQQVEANPDDAVAWLQLGLLYAAGKQSAKAIDADSAAIKLDPQRDFAYQVRADIYLNGGQQKEAIGDYEKALKLDAERNNGMATNNGILNNLAWVLATSPEKELRDGQRAIKLATQACELTNYKMAHILSTLAAAYAETGDFETARKWSAKSVEIADDSLKDQLRKELASYEKEQPWREKQPQP
- a CDS encoding ABC transporter permease subunit — protein: MMNRALWTKAINDARLLLGGLVLLMFAFNCLFVWLTSLVDLGAWQFILQSLPGQLQSLIGVPIAKVATTAGRIGLGYIDPVVLFTLVTWSLARGSDVVSGEIGRGTMELLLAQPVSRLSLLATHAIVTTVGSALLAASAWAGTYTGLLLTGLIKEADPALYVPAAFNLFAATFFLTAATTLVSAGDSQRWRTLGIVGAFYVVELILKIVARMAPNFTWLMYATFLGAFEPQSLVVYPERAWQISLRYDGTLIGLGLAAYVAAAVVFNRRDIPAPL